From a single Synechococcus sp. MW101C3 genomic region:
- a CDS encoding cysteine hydrolase family protein → MAPAALLLVDVQNGTCGPAAGRAGSAETSQFSPSPRPPGFDAHFQAAVLPRLEQALDHARRGGLEVIHTVIANLTADGRDRSLDYKRSGLGFAPGSWEAQVIAPLAPLADELVLPKSSSSPFNSTNLDYLLRNIGITELVVAGLLTDQCIDHTVKDAADRGYTVTCLIDACMAESAERHRAALSCFRGYGRLCTVTEFIAVSA, encoded by the coding sequence TTGGCTCCCGCAGCCCTGCTCCTGGTCGATGTCCAGAACGGCACCTGTGGGCCGGCGGCTGGTCGTGCGGGCAGCGCTGAAACCAGCCAGTTTTCCCCATCGCCCCGGCCGCCCGGCTTCGACGCCCACTTCCAGGCGGCGGTCCTGCCTCGGCTGGAGCAGGCGCTGGACCATGCCCGCCGGGGCGGCCTGGAAGTGATCCATACCGTGATCGCCAACCTCACCGCCGATGGCCGCGACCGCAGCCTCGACTACAAGCGCTCGGGACTGGGTTTCGCGCCGGGCAGCTGGGAGGCCCAGGTGATCGCCCCGCTGGCACCGCTGGCCGATGAGCTGGTGCTGCCAAAAAGCTCCTCGTCGCCGTTCAACTCCACCAACCTCGATTACCTGCTGCGCAACATCGGCATCACCGAGCTGGTGGTGGCGGGCCTGCTCACGGATCAGTGCATCGACCACACCGTGAAAGATGCGGCGGATCGCGGCTACACCGTGACCTGCCTGATCGACGCCTGCATGGCCGAATCGGCCGAGCGCCACCGAGCGGCGCTGAGCTGCTTCCGCGGCTACGGGAGGCTGTGCACGGTGACGGAATTCATCGCCGTATCCGCCTGA